Proteins encoded together in one Coffea arabica cultivar ET-39 chromosome 2c, Coffea Arabica ET-39 HiFi, whole genome shotgun sequence window:
- the LOC113727704 gene encoding uncharacterized protein — translation MVAFVMGFYDCKMLSFTDSIVGPSQNNLEFQRCFLWGKSLWRIPSSFGCLKSNNGPVLIVKNEIETEKFEVKQEDKPRFRWVKVGPDTNEDQKQAIAQLPLKMSNRCKALMKQIICFKPEKGNLSDLLAVWVKSMNPKRADWLLILKELSRLEHPLYLELAGLALMEESFEACVRDYTKIIHGYAKQKKVQEAENTFLAMKRGGFICDQVTLTALVHMYSKAGNLKLAEDTFEEMKLLGVPLDRRSYGSMIMAYIRAGRLSQGESLLKEMEAENIYAGREVYKALLRAYSMNGDSKGAQRVFDAIQLAGMIPDAKVCGLLINAYVVAGQSSEACIVFENLRRSGLQPNDKCVSLVLAVYEKDNKLSKALDFLTDLERDGFLLGKEASEVLVKWFQRLGVVEEVEQILRDYALRTAH, via the exons ATGGTCGCATTTGTAATGGGTTTCTATGACTGCAAAATGCTTTCTTTTACGGACAGCATTGTTGGACCGAGTCAAAATAATCTTGAGTTCCAGCGTTGCTTTCTATGGGGCAAGTCTTTATGGCGAATTCCCTCGAGTTTTGGATGTTTAAAATCAAATAATGGGCCAGTATTGAttgtgaaaaatgaaattgagaCAGAGAAATTTGAGGTCAAACAGGAAGATAAACCAAGGTTTAGGTGGGTTAAAGTAGGCCCTGATACTAATGAGGACCAGAAACAGGCTATTGCACAGCTCCCACTAAAGATGTCCAACAGATGCAAAGCCTTAATGAAGCAGATTAtttgcttcaaaccagaaaaGGGCAATCTTTCGGATTTGTTGGCAGTGTGGGTGAAGAGTATGAACCCCAAGAGAGCCGACTGGCTTCTGATTCTCAAAGAACTGAGCAGATTAGAGCATCCACTGTACCTCGAG TTGGCTGGACTCGCTCTCATGGAGGAATCATTTGAAGCATGTGTGCGTGATTACACCAAGATAATACATGGTTACGCAAAGCAAAAAAAGGTGCAAGAGGCTGAAAATACTTTCTTGGCCATGAAGAGAGGAGGCTTTATTTGTGATCAGGTTACTCTAACAGCTTTAGTTCATATGTACAGCAAGGCTGGTAACCTTAAGTTAGCTGAAGATACATTTGAAGAGATGAAGCTGCTTGGTGTTCCACTGGACAGGAGGTCATATGGTTCAATGATCATGGCTTACATAAGAGCTGGAAGGCTTAGCCAGGGAGAGAGTTTGCTAAAGGAAATGGAAGCTGAAAATATTTATGCAGGAAGAGAAGTTTACAAAGCACTGCTGCGAGCATATTCCATGAACGGTGACAGCAAAGGAGCTCAAAGGGTTTTTGATGCTATTCAGTTAGCAGGAATGATACCTGATGCCAAGGTATGTGGACTTCTAATAAATGCATACGTTGTGGCAGGTCAGAGCAGTGAGGCCTGTATTGTTTTTGAGAATTTGAGGAGATCTGGTCTTCAACCAAATGATAAGTGTGTCTCCTTAGTCTTGGCTGTTTATGAAAAGGACAACAAGCTGAGCAAGGCACTTGACTTTCTGACAGACCTTGAGAGGGATGGTTTTCTGCTGGGGAAAGAAGCTTCAGAAGTACTGGTTAAATGGTTTCAAAGGCTAGGGGTTGTGGAGGAAGTAGAGCAGATTTTGAGAGATTATGCATTGAGGACAGCTCATTAA
- the LOC113727703 gene encoding brefeldin A-inhibited guanine nucleotide-exchange protein 2-like, which produces MASTEADSRLNSVLIPALEKIIKNSSWRKHSKLSTECKSIIEHLTSPNQSPATPTPPASPSAAQSDGGGDATAPTSSAGVLLDLSLSDSELILSPLINAANSGHLKIAEPAADAVQKLIAHGYLHGESDPTGGPDAKLLSRLIESVCKCHDLGDESVELLVIKSILSAVTSVSLRIHGDSLLLIVRTCYDIYLGSKNVVNQTTAKASLIQMLVIVFRRMEADSSTVPLTPIVVAELMEPTEKSDADGTMTMFVQGFITKIMQDIDGVLNPATPRNGATSGGAHDGAFETKTSTVESTNPADLLDSTDKDMLDAKYWEISMYKTALEGRKGELADGEGERDDDLEVQIGNKLRRDAFLVFRALCKLSMKTPPKEALADPQLMRGKIVALELLKILLENAGAVFRTSERFLGAIKQYLCLSLLKNSASTLMIVFQLSCSIFISLVSRFRAGLKAEIGVFFPMIVLRVLENVSQPNFQQKMIVLRFLEKLCVDSQILVDIFLNYDCDVNSSNIFERMVNGLLKTAQGVPPGASTTLVPPQDVTMKLEAMKCLVAILKSMGDWMNKQLRIPDPHTAKKFEAENGSEPGSLLMANGNDDDPVEASDSPSEASSEVSDASTIEQRRAYKLELQEGISLFNRKPKKGIEFLINANKVGNSAEDVATFLKNASGLNKTLIGDYLGEREDLSLKVMHAYVDSFDFQGMQFDEAIRVFLQGFRLPGEAQKIDRIMEKFAERYCKSNPTVFTSADTAYVLAYSVILLNTDAHNPMVKNKMSADDFIRNNRGIDDGKDLPEEYMRSLFERISKNEIKMKEDDFSIQQKQSVNSNRILGLDSILNIVIRNRGEENRLETSDDLMRHMQEQFKEKARKSESVYYAATDVVILRFMIEVCWAPMLAAFSVPLDQSDDEVVIYQCLEGFQSAIHVTAGMSMKTHRDAFVTSLAKFTSLHSPADIKQKNIDAIKMIVTIADEDGNYLQEAWEHILTCVSRFEHLHLLGEGAPPDATFFAIPQNEFDKSKQSKSNVLPVLKKKGPGKIQNAAASVRRGSYDSAGIGGNASAGITSEQMNNLVSNLNMLEQVGEMSRIFVRSQKLNSEAIVDFVKALCKVSMEELRSTSDPRVFSLTKIVEIAHYNMSRIRLVWSKIWRVLSDFFVTIGCSENLSIAIFAMDSLRQLSMKFLEREELANYNFQNEFMKPFVIVMRKSSAVEIRELIIRCVSQMVLSRVNNVKSGWKSMFMVFTTAAQDERKNIVLLAFEIIEKIVRDYFPYITETETTTFTDCVNCLIAFTNNRFNKEISLNAIAFLRFCAAKLAEGDLGSSARNRNKEISGNISPTLPQKGKDKRNENGDLTEKEDHLYFWFPLLAGLSELSFDPRTEIRKSALQVLFDTLRNYGHHFSLPLWERVFESVLFPIFDYVRHTIDPTGETYPEEGFDRESGELDQDAWLYETCTLALQLVVDLFVKFYDTVNPLLRKVLSLLVSFIKRPHQSLAGIGIAAFVRLMSHAGNLFSEEKWHEVVFSLKEAADSTLPDFSFALNEDSEVLVHDGDVSRRSSGEFAGANAEDDDLENLRRHRLYASISDAKCRAAVQLLLIQAVMEIYTMYRSQLSVKNVVILFDGMHAVAFHAHKINTDSTLRARLQELGPVTQMQDPPLLRLENESYQICLTLMQNVAEDRPSHNEELDVESYLVKLCHEVLQFYVETAQSGQVSDSSVSRQIRWAIPLGSGRRRELAARAPIVVATLQAVCSLQDTSFEKNLSLFFPLLSSLISCEHGSNEVQLALSDMLSSSVGPVLLRSC; this is translated from the exons ATGGCTTCAACTGAAGCCGATTCCCGACTCAATTCAGTCTTGATTCCAGCCCTAGAAAAGATCATCAAGAACAGCTCTTGGCGCAAGCATTCCAAACTCTCCACCGAGTGTAAATCCATTATCGAGCATCTTACCTCACCCAATCAAAGCCCTGCCACTCCTACTCCTCCCGCTTCCCCTTCCGCAGCCCAATCCGATGGCGGCGGCGACGCCACGGCACCTACGTCCTCAGCTGGAGTCCTTCTAGACCTCTCTTTGTCCGATTCCGAGCTCATTCTGAGTCCTCTCATCAACGCCGCCAACTCGGGCCACCTCAAGATCGCCGAGCCCGCCGCCGATGCTGTTCAGAAGCTCATCGCGCATGGCTACCTCCATGGCGAGTCCGACCCCACTGGAGGACCCGACGCCAAGTTGTTATCGAGATTGATTGAATCCGTATGCAAATGCCATGATTTGGGGGATGAATCGGTGGAGTTGCTGGTCATCAAGTCGATTTTGTCTGCGGTGACGTCCGTCTCCTTGCGAATCCATGGGGACTCATTGCTGTTGATTGTTAGGACGTGTTATGATATCTATTTAGGGAGTAAAAATGTGGTGAATCAGACAACGGCGAAGGCTTCGTTGATTCAAATGCTGGTGATTGTTTTCCGGCGGATGGAGGCCGATTCATCGACTGTGCCGCTGACTCCGATAGTGGTGGCTGAGTTGATGGAGCCCACGGAGAAATCTGACGCGGACGGGACAATGACAATGTTTGTGCAGGGTTTCATCACGAAAATTATGCAGGACATTGATGGGGTTCTGAACCCTGCTACACCTAGAAATGGGGCCACATCCGGCGGGGCCCACGATGGGGCCTTTGAGACCAAAACATCTACTGTGGAATCGACTAATCCAGCAGATTTGTTGGATTCCACTGATAAGGATATGCTGGATGCTAAGTACTGGGAGATTAGTATGTATAAGACTGCATTGGAGGGGCGGAAAGGGGAATTGGCGGATGGGGAGGGCGAGAGGGATGATGATTTGGAAGTTCAGATTGGCAATAAGTTGAGGCGGGATGCATTTTTAGTGTTTCGAGCTTTGTGTAAGCTGTCAATGAAGACACCGCCTAAGGAGGCGTTGGCAGATCCACAGTTGATGAGAGGGAAGATTGTGGCACTGGAGTTGCTCAAGATTTTGTTGGAGAATGCCGGGGCTGTATTTAGGACTAGTGAAAG GTTTTTAGGGGCTATAAAACAGTACCTGTGTCTGTCATTATTGAAGAACAGTGCATCAACACTCATGATTGTTTTCCAGCTTTCCTGCTCAATTTTCATCAGTCTGGTCTCAAGATTTAGGGCTGGACTGAAGGCGGAGATTGGAGTCTTTTTTCCTATGATTGTTCTCAGAGTGTTGGAAAATGTTTCTCAACCAAATTTTCAGCAAAAGATGATAGTTCTTCGATTTCTTGAGAAACTTTGTGTTGATTCGCAGATTTTGGTGGACATATTCCTTAACTATGACTGTGATGTGAATTCTTCTAACATATTTGAAAG AATGGTAAATGGACTTCTTAAAACTGCTCAAGGTGTCCCACCTGGAGCTTCAACTACTTTGGTGCCACCTCAAGATGTGACCATGAAGCTAGAAGCTATGAAATGTTTGGTTGCTATTTTGAAATCGATGGGAGACTGGATGAACAAACAATTGAGAATTCCAGATCCTCATACTGCAAAGAAATTTGAGGCTGAAAATGGTTCTGAACCTGGAAGCCTCCTAATGGCTAATGGCAATGATGATGATCCTGTTGAAGCATCAGATTCTCCTTCTGAAGCATCCAGTGAAGTTTCTGATGCTTCGACAATTGAGCAGCGTCGTGCTTACAAACTTGAACTTCAG GAAGGCATATCTCTTTTTAATCGTAAGCCAAAGAAAGGCATTGAATTCCTAATAAATGCGAATAAAGTGGGAAACTCTGCAGAAGATGTTGCTACTTTCCTGAAAAATGCCTCTGGTTTGAATAAGACTTTGATTGGAGATTACTTGGGGGAAAGAGAAGATTTATCTTTGAAAGTAATGCATGCATATGTAGATTCCTTTGATTTTCAAGGCATGCAGTTTGATGAGGCGATCAGAGTCTTCTTACAGGGCTTCAGATTGCCTGGTGAGGCCCAAAAGATTgatagaatcatggaaaagtttgCTGAACGGTACTGCAAGAGTAATCCTACGGTTTTCACCAGCGCTGATACAGCCTATGTTCTTGCATACTCCGTTATTTTGCTTAATACTGATGCTCATAACCCTATGGTCAAGAATAAG ATGTCTGCTGATGATTTTATAAGGAATAATCGTGGAATAGATGATGGAAAGGATTTACCAGAAGAATACATGAGATCATTATTTGAGCGGATATCAAAGAATGAGATTAAAATGAAAGAAGATGATTTCTCTATCCAGCAGAAGCAATCTGTGAACTCAAATAGAATTTTGGGCTTGGATAGTATTTTGAACATTGTAATCCGCAACAGAGGTGAAGAAAATCGTTTGGAGACTAGTGATGATCTCATGAGACACATGCAGGaacaatttaaagaaaaagcTCGTAAATCTGA GTCAGTCTATTATGCAGCAACAGATGTTGTGATCCTTCGATTCATGATTGAAGTATGCTGGGCACCTATGTTGGCTGCCTTCAGTGTTCCTCTTGACCAAAGTGATGATGAAGTTGTAATATATCAATGTTTGGAAGGCTTTCAAAGTGCCATTCATGTCACCGCAGGAATGTCAATGAAGACTCATAGAGATGCTTTTGTGACATCACTAGCAAAATTTACTTCTCTCCACTCTCCTGCAgatatcaaacaaaaaaacattGATGCTATAAAG ATGATAGTTACGATTGCGGATGAGGATGGGAATTATTTACAGGAGGCCTGGGAACATATATTAACCTGTGTTTCCCGATTTGAGCATTTGCATCTCTTAGGAGAGGGTGCTCCTCCTGATGCAACTTTTTTTGCAATTCCTCAAAATGAGTTTGACAAGTCGAAACAATCCAAATCAAATGTTCTTCCAGTTCTTAAGAAGAAGGGACCTGGAAAGATTCAGAATGCAGCTGCATCTGTGAGAAGGGGTTCATACGATAGTGCTGGTATAGGCGGCAATGCTTCTGCAGGGATTACTTCTGAACAGATGAACAATTTGGTCTCTAACTTGAACATGTTGGAACAAGTTGGTGAAATGAGCCGTATATTTGTAAGGAGTCAAAAACTAAACAGTGAAGCAATAGTTGATTTTGTCAAGGCACTCTGCAAGGTGTCCATGGAAGAACTGCGATCTACATCTGATCCACGGGTCTTCAGCCTTACAAAGATAGTTGAGATTGC GCATTATAATATGAGCCGCATCAGGCTTGTTTGGTCAAAAATCTGGCGGGTACTCTCTGATTTTTTTGTGACCATTGGGTGTTCTGAAAACCTCTCTATTGCAATATTTGCCATGGATTCTCTACGACAATTGTCAATGAAATTTTTAGAGCGAGAGGAGTTGGCAAATTACAACTTCCAGAATGAGTTCATGAAACCATTTGTAATTGTAATGCGTAAGAGCAGTGCTGTTGAAATCAGAGAGTTAATTATCAGATGCGTTTCTCAAATGGTCTTGTCCCGTGTGAACAATGTTAAGTCAGGATGGAAGAGCATGTTCATG GTCTTCACTACAGCTGCTCAGGATGAGCGCAAAAATATTGTCCTCTTGGCCTTTGAAATAATTGAGAAGATTGTACGAGATTATTTCCCATATATTACTGAGACAGAGACTACCACATTCACGGACTGTGTGAATTGCCTGATTGCATTCACTAATAATAGATTCAACAAAGAAATTAGTCTCAATGCCATTGCTTTCCTTCGTTTCTGTGCTGCAAAACTCGCTGAAGGTGATTTGGGTTCCTCTGCAAGGAACAGGAACAAGGAAATTTCTGGAAATATCTCACCGACTTTGCCACAGAAgggaaaagataaaagaaatgagAATGGAGATCTAACAGAGAAGGAGGATCATTTATACTTCTGGTTTCCTTTGCTGGCTG GGTTATCTGAACTTAGCTTTGATCCAAGGACTGAAATAAGAAAGAGTGCCCTACAAGTACTCTTTGACACTTTAAGAAATTATGGCCATCATTTCTCTCTACCTTTGTGGGAACGGGTGTTTGAGTCTgtcctttttccaatttttgactatgTTCGTCATACTATTGACCCTACTGGTGAAACCTATCCAGAGGAGGGGTTTGACAGGGAAAGTGGTGAACTTGACCAAGATGCATGGCTTTATGAGACATGTACCTTAGCTCTGCAACTGGTTGTAGAtctttttgttaaattttatgaCACTGTGAACCCCCTTCTGCGAAAAGTCCTGTCCTTGTTGGTGAGTTTCATCAAGCGTCCTCACCAGAGCCTTGCTGGTATTGGAATTGCTGCATTTGTCCGTTTGATGAGCCATGCCGGGAATCTGTTTTCTGAAGAAAAGTGGCATGAAGTTGTTTTCTCCCTTAAAGAAGCGGCTGATTCAACGCTTCCTGATTTTTCATTTGCTCTTAATGAAGATAGTGAAGTCTTGGTCCATGATGGAGATGTGAGTAGAAGGAGCAGTGGGGAATTTGCTGGAGCTAATGCAGAGGATGATGATCTAGAAAACTTAAGGAGACACCGCCTGTATGCTTCTATTTCTGATGCAAAATGTCGAGCTGCTGTTCAGCTTTTATTAATTCAG GCAGTCATGGAGATTTACACTATGTATAGATCTCAACTTTCGGTCAAAAATGTCGTCATCCTCTTTGATGGTATGCATGCTGTTGCATTTCATGCTCACAAGATAAATACAGATTCCACATTACGCGCTAGATTGCAAGAGCTGGGGCCCGTTACCCAGATGCAGGATCCCCCATTGTTGCGCCTTGAGAACGAGTCTTATCAAATTTGCCTCACACTTATGCAGAATGTTGCAGAGGATAGGCCTTCTCATAATGAAGAGTTGGATGTGGAGTCCTACCTGGTCAAGCTGTGCCATGAGGTGTTGCAGTTTTATGTTGAAACTGCACAATCTGGGCAGGTGTCCGATTCCTCTGTTAGTAGACAGATCCGCTGGGCTATTCCTTTAGGTTCCGGTAGACGGAGAGAATTGGCTGCACGAGCACCTATTGTTGTTGCAACTCTCCAAGCTGTTTGCAGCTTACAAGATACATCATTCGAGAAGAACCTCAGTTTATTTTTCCCCTTACTATCAAGCTTGATAAGCTGTGAGCATGGATCAAATGAGGTTCAGTTAGCCCTTAGTGACATGCTCAGCTCCTCGGTGGGTCCAGTTTTGCTTCGATCGTGTTGA
- the LOC113727940 gene encoding AT-hook motif nuclear-localized protein 18-like: MDQLTAHGRPLPPPFHTRDLQLQHHPHQFQQHHHQHHKAEDENSGSSTPNRGSQKRDRDESFMIPTCSSISSMNATSGSHHGTGGSDQGNEELVPAGNGGGGDDNHDEVRRRPRGRPAGSKNKPKPPIIITRDSANALRSHVMEIASGCDIQESVSNFATRRQRGVCILSGNGTVNNVTLRQPAAPGAVVTLHGRFEILSLSGSFLPPPAPAAASGLTIYLAGGQGQVVGGSVVGPLLAAGPVVIMAASFGNAAYERLPLEDDETAAVPPPGSGPLGSPGAGIVGQQQPQQSQQLLPDPSSSLFHGMPPNLLNSCQLPAEAAYWGTGRPPF, translated from the coding sequence ATGGATCAGCTCACAGCTCACGGCCGACCTCTTCCGCCACCTTTTCATACCAGGGATCTTCAGCTCCAGCACCATCCTCATCAGTTCCAACAACATCACCATCAGCACCACAAGGCTGAGGACGAAAACAGCGGTAGTAGCACCCCAAACCGGGGAAGCCAGAAAAGAGATCGAGACGAGAGTTTCATGATTCCTACTTGCAGTTCCATATCATCCATGAACGCCACCTCCGGCTCCCACCATGGAACTGGAGGAAGTGATCAAGGGAACGAAGAACTCGTCCCAGCTGGAAACGGCGGCGGAGGAGACGATAATCATGACGAAGTCAGAAGAAGACCCAGAGGAAGGCCGGCCGGTTCCAAGAACAAGCCTAAACCCCCTATCATCATCACTCGTGATAGTGCAAATGCCCTCAGATCCCATGTTATGGAAATTGCCAGTGGCTGCGACATCCAAGAGAGTGTATCAAATTTTGCCACCAGAAGGCAAAGAGGGGTTTGCATTTTGAGTGGGAACGGAACTGTTAATAATGTTACACTCAGGCAGCCAGCTGCACCGGGCGCAGTCGTGACTTTACACGGAAGATTCGAAATCCTATCGCTTTCGGGTTCATTCTTACCCCCTCCAGCACCGGCTGCGGCTTCTGGGTTGACTATATATTTAGCCGGTGGTCAGGGGCAAGTAGTTGGTGGAAGTGTAGTTGGACCGCTACTCGCGGCTGGTCCGGTTGTGATCATGGCTGCATCATTTGGTAACGCTGCATATGAAAGACTACCATTAGAGGATGATGAAACGGCGGCTGTTCCTCCCCCGGGTAGTGGACCTTTGGGATCGCCTGGGGCCGGAATTGTTGGACAACAGCAGCCGCAACAGTCACAACAGCTTCTACCTGATCCTAGTTCATCCCTTTTTCATGGGATGCCTCCAAATCTCCTAAATTCGTGTCAATTACCAGCTGAGGCCGCTTACTGGGGAACTGGTCGTCCTCCGTTTTGA